In the Clostridium gelidum genome, CTGGCACATTAAAATCCCCATCATAACTTTCATTATTTTTTACATAATCTTCTTTAATATCTTCTCCATTTACATTGACAATACCATCATGTATTTTAATATGATCTCCAGGAAGTCCTATTGCTCTTTTTATAAGCACCTCATTAAGCTCCTCTGAAAAAAATACAATTATATCTCCTCTTTTAATTTTATCAGTATCATACACTCTCGTTACCATTAATTTATCACCAATATTTAAAGTTGGAACCATTGATTCACTTGGTATATAAACATTATAAACTAAAAACTTATTTATTAGTAATGCTATTCCTATGGCAGCTATTATTGGAATTATCCATTCACTGAAAAAGCTACCTTTTGATAGAAAACTTGCTATGAATCCCTTTTTTGATAAGTTTTCTTCTTTATCCTCTATTATATTTTCTGATTTTGAATAATAAATATTGGTTAGATCAGAGCTATTTTCTGAGCTATCTATATCTTTTGATTCCATCATCTCATCTTCTTCTCTCATTTAACGTTCTCCCTTTTTATTAAACTGCTCTTATAGTTTCAATCATATATACATTTAAATTAACATTAATATATCATTGTAATACTATTTGCACTTATAATCAATATTCATTTTTCAATTATTGCTATTACTTTAATATTTCAAAATCTTTTATTGGATAATATTTTATTCTAGCCTTGCCTTCTATATCAGATTCATCAACATAAGGACCTTTTTTCCAATGTCTTGAATCATCAGAATTTGCTCTATTATCTCCTAAAAAGAAGTATTTTCCTTGTGGTACTTGAAATGTACCATCATATCTTTCATTATTTTTCACATAATCCTCTTTAAGCTGTTCTCCATTTCTAAAGACAACTCCATTTTTAATTTCTATTTTATCTCCGGGAAGTCCAATTAATCTTTTTATTAAAATATCACCTTTAAATTCATCATTTTTAAATAGTACAATATCCCCTTCCTTTAAATTACCAGCATTATGTACTCTTGTTACAATCAATCTATCTTTAACTTCTAAGGTTGGAATCATAGATCCACTTTTAATCCAAACCCCATAACCCACAAACTTCCAAATTAAAAGTGCTACAACAGCAACAACTGCTATATCTATTATCCATTCTTTTATTGTTGACTTCTTTTTAATCTTTTTATCTTCTGTCATTTGATTTTTAGCATTTTCTGTCACACCACTTTGCCTCCACGTTTTATATTTTATGGTTATATATTCCATTAACATGTTATGATTAGGTTTCTCTTTAAGTCTTGGTTGAGTTTTTTTTATAGGTGTTTATTTTTCGATACTGTTTTAGTATACCATAATTTATTGTTTTAAATATTTACAAGTTGTAAACTTTTATATCTTTTTATTATATCTACATTTTATAATTCCACAGATATTAAAATATGCACTAATTTTAAAAATTAGTGCATATCATCCTTATTACATGTAAAATTTTCTAAAATACCCATTTTTTAAATATAGTACCTTTAAAACAACATGACTCTAGATTAAATCATTCTTTAATAAATCTTCATAAGATTCTCTTCTACAGATTAATCTTGCTTCATTATCTTTAACCATAACCACTGCTGGCTTTGGTATTCTATTGTAAT is a window encoding:
- the lepB gene encoding signal peptidase I; this encodes MTEDKKIKKKSTIKEWIIDIAVVAVVALLIWKFVGYGVWIKSGSMIPTLEVKDRLIVTRVHNAGNLKEGDIVLFKNDEFKGDILIKRLIGLPGDKIEIKNGVVFRNGEQLKEDYVKNNERYDGTFQVPQGKYFFLGDNRANSDDSRHWKKGPYVDESDIEGKARIKYYPIKDFEILK
- the lepB gene encoding signal peptidase I; this translates as MREEDEMMESKDIDSSENSSDLTNIYYSKSENIIEDKEENLSKKGFIASFLSKGSFFSEWIIPIIAAIGIALLINKFLVYNVYIPSESMVPTLNIGDKLMVTRVYDTDKIKRGDIIVFFSEELNEVLIKRAIGLPGDHIKIHDGIVNVNGEDIKEDYVKNNESYDGDFNVPDNKFFFLGDNRSRSYDARKWINPFIDASNIQGRARIKFYPFKDFGSLN